Proteins encoded by one window of Nasonia vitripennis strain AsymCx chromosome 5, Nvit_psr_1.1, whole genome shotgun sequence:
- the LOC100679626 gene encoding uncharacterized protein LOC100679626 — MGVARCERMKQKILVVAAAVLLCSLIGTAQALWDAGEEDQCDFAVREIMNEDRATVVDESPSRLHAVWISQECEIRAGPEFVIRKYIFFENGTFQLMRHYYAEESCSIATHSVTARGQIKILGSSLAAPGASEARYQLDTVHVSPLNRQVAHKLSHRVNVSCGPQPRWRPYMAQLIYERAPERGPLTWHAAPRFNSLHGNSGHHQHQQPQQRRSLEVSRSVDCLSPLGIDFDELKLLRVQSRPTGFRSAAFGGSEKPRVELFLGELPPDQASKRSHRPTSLQPTALLRTDTIHNCPICGAISRGTENSPPLLHEVVALPALIGGSWISPSCESHPGGVWLRRQLRIYAGDKLWTGRWDYFSDSRCNNFLYGITAAGSYVQRARRHRRHDVDVGNDDNDLLEMEVLSRSKRQADRDAERSKKSVAEWLTDKLAKDLYDIYTEEKSRQHLRPPSSEEIREALHRGKVSPDEIDPSVFPVPVVGNNELPRDKRSVDEVDYYRQLLQSAQPSMAESFAAMLRGNQRREETTKRPLQSVTPTGTTELDLHVAESILIAGDVNLARRCGAALHDGTPKSSRLASWPASCVPHSLDAPSTLGLRARVSVDWYGQYTLLLGSRDKSLWDAPLMQCGPTSMKNPLLRSHLRRSVGLRFGILFNSASRSATGGFWTAMLVLVLAWLRC, encoded by the exons CCCAGGCACTATGGGACGCCGGCGAGGAGGACCAGTGCGACTTCGCCGTCCGGGAGATCATGAACGAGGACCGGGCGACCGTAGTCGATGAATCTCCATCGAGACTTCATGCTGTTTGGATATCGCAAGA GTGCGAGATCCGAGCTGGACCGGAGTTCGTCATCCGCAAGTACATATTCTTCGAGAACGGCACGTTCCAGCTGATGAGACACTACTACGCCGAGGAATCGTGCAGCATAGCGACGCACTCGGTGACTGCCCGAGGCCAAATCAAAATCCTCGGCAGCTCGCTCGCGGCACCCGGCGCCAGCGAGGCGCGCTATCAGCTGGATACCGTACACGTCTCGCCGCTTAATCGGCAG GTCGCGCACAAATTGAGCCACCGCGTGAACGTGTCGTGCGGTCCTCAGCCGCGCTGGCGGCCCTACATGGCTCAGCTGATCTACGAGCGCGCCCCCGAGAGAGGACCACTGACCTGGCACGCAGCCCCGAGGTTCAACTCGCTGCACGGCAACAGCGGACACCACCAGCACCAGCAGCCCCAGCAGCGACGTTCGCTCGAGGTCAGCAGGAGCGTCGACTGTCTCTCGCCTCTGGGGATCGACTTCGACGAGCTGAAGCTGCTGCGGGTGCAGAGCAGACCCACCGGTTTCCGATCGGCCGCCTTCGGTGGCAGCGAAAAGCCCAGGGTCGAGCTGTTCCTGGGTGAATTGCCTCCCGACCAGGCGTCCAAAAGGTCGCACAGACCGACTTCGCTCCAGCCCACCGCGCTTCTGCGAACCGATACC ATCCACAACTGCCCGATATGCGGCGCGATCTCCCGCGGCACGGAGAACAGCCCACCGCTGCTCCACGAGGTCGTCGCTTTGCCGGCGCTGATCGGCGGATCCTGGATCAGTCCCTCCTGCGAGAGCCACCCCGGCGGCGTCTGGCTCCGGCGTCAACTCCGCATCTACGCCGGCGACAAGCTCTGGACCGGCCGCTGGGACTACTTCAGCGACTCGCGCTGCAACAACTTCCTCTACGGCATCACCGCGGCCGGCAGCTACGTCCAGCGAGCGCGTCGCCATCGTCGCCACGACGTGGACGTCGgcaacgacgacaacgaccTCCTCGAGATGGAAGTCCTCTCCCGCAGCAAGCGTCAGGCTGACCGAGACGCCGAGAGGAGCAAAAAGTCCGTCGCCGAGTGGCTCACCGACAAGCTAGCCAAGGACCTGTACGACATCTACACTGAGGAGAAGAGCCGGCAGCACCTGAGGCCGCCGTCCTCCGAGGAGATCCGCGAGGCTCTGCACCGCGGGAAAGTCAGTCCCGACGAGATAGATCCCAGCGTGTTTCCGGTCCCGGTCGTGGGCAACAACGAGTTACCCCGAGACAAGCGCAGCGTCGACGAGGTCGACTACTACCGGCAGCTGCTGCAGAGCGCCCAGCCCTCGATGGCCGAGTCGTTCGCGGCGATGCTGCGCGGCAACCAGCGCCGCGAGGAGACGACCAAGCGGCCGCTCCAGTCCGTCACGCCGACCGGCACCACCGAGCTCGACCTCCACGTCGCCGAGAGCATCCTAATCGCCGGCGATGTCAACCTGGCCCGCCGCTGCGGTGCCGCTCTGCACGACGGCACGCCCAAGAGCTCGCGGCTGGCCAGCTGGCCTGCTAGCTGCGTACCGCACTCGCTGGACGCCCCGTCGACCCTGGGACTGAGGGCCAGGGTCAGCGTCGACTGGTACGGCCAGTACACGCTGCTCCTCGGATCCAGGGACAAGAGTCTCTGGGACGCGCCGCTCATGCAGTGCGGACCGACGAGCATGAAGAACCCGCTGCTGAGGTCCCACCTCAGGAGGAGCGTCGGACTCAGGTTCGGGATACTGTTCAACTCGGCGTCGAGAAGCGCGACCGGCGGCTTCTGGACAGCGATGCTGGTGCTTGTGCTCGCGTGGCTCAGGTGCTGA